Sequence from the Candidatus Latescibacterota bacterium genome:
CAATCAAGAAAAGAATCTCGAAAATCCAGCATTATTCTCGGCGAATTGATCAGGCGTAAAGATATCGGTATGGATGTTCTTCTCGATGTGTGCGAGTTGTTCGAGAGATCGGGTAATTACGAATCTGCTTTCGAAGGGTATGAAAAGCTGAGAAGTCTACGTTGCGAGGAAGCGTTACCCCTTTACAGGATGGGCAGGCTTCTTGAGAAGCAGGGCAGGCTCACTGAGGCTCTCAAACTTCACAGTGAAGCGCTTGATCTTGAGCCGGAGAATCCGGAGTGTCATTACAGGCTTGGAGTAGCTTTTACAAAGAACCGTGATTACGATAAAGCGGAGTTGTGTTACAGGAAAGCTATCAACATAGATCCGACACATTCGAAATCGTACACGAACCTTGGATATATTCTGGATCTCAACGGGAAGCGTAGCGCAGCTCTTCAGCAGTTTCGAAAGGCCGTACAGCACAATCCCAGAAGCGCCGAAGCACATTTTAATCTCGGAGCTCTGTATGGGGACGAGGGTGATCGTAATCAGGCGATTAAGGAATTCAGAATCGGGATCGAGATCGATCCCGGTTGCATCGAAGGCCACTATAACCTTGGTGTGGCTCTGATAAATGAGGGTAAGTACGACGAAGCTCTCGAAGAATTCAGCAAGATCCTGAAACTCGAGAGCGACAACGTGAACGCCCTTTTTTACCAGGGGCTCATCTACTACAGAAAAGGTCTTTACTCCAAGGCCCTGAAAAAACTGCACCAGGCTGCCCATCTGAATCCTGGTAATTCGACTATTCTGTTCTACGTGGGAGAATGCTTTAACAAACTGGAGGAACCTCAGAAGGCGCAGGAGTATTTCAAGCGTGTAGCCGAGATCAATCCTGATGATCAGAGAGTATATTTCAGTATGGGTATAGCTTATGAAAAACAGGACGACAAGCGCAAGGCTCGCGAATGGTACAGGATGGGTGGAGGAGGTATCCAGGGAAGCATCAGGGGGACGAACCGCATAACCGGATGAGACATTCTACGTTCATATCGTTGTTCTTGTCGTTCTTCCTGATACTGGTCGTTCTTCCCGTCTGTCCGCTTCATGGCTCTAACGAATCGATAGAGCCTTCCTCATGGATCTATTCTGCATTCAGATCGTTCGAGCTTGCAGGTCTTGTGGAGCTTCCACCATATATGCCCTGGAGCAGGGCAGATGCGGCATTCCGTCTTGACCGTCTGTTGCAGAACCTGGATGGGCGCGAGGATATCCTTTCTCCACGCCAGGTCTTTCTTCTGGAGAGGCTTCGTGGAGAACTTCAGGGAACCTCTTCCAGGCCCCAGGAAAGAGAGGATCGGCCACTTTATATTTTGAGAGAAGGCGGGAGATTTACCGCATTCGATCTGGCGGCCGGACTGTTTTTCAAAAAAAAAGAGGGTCGCGACAGAGGTGAGCTGGATGGGCTGGCCGAACCTTCCCTTCTGATCGATCCAGGTGGGGGGCTGACCTTTTACACCTCATATCGTCTGCGAATGGAACCTGAATGGGGGCTGAATTCTGCGAAGAACAAACCTTCGGCAAGAGAGAAGAGTTTCCGGGGACTCACTGCTGAATACGAGAGAGCGTACCTGTCCTGGAGCACGGCGAGGATAAGGGTAGTAGCCGGAAGGGATTACATCCATTGGGGAAATGGGAGGGAAGAATCTCTTATCATGTCCAGCAGCGCGGGATCGCTCGACCAGGTATCGTTCAGTTTGGAGATGGGAAGGTTCCGGTTGTCGGGAATACAGGTCTCACTCGACAGTGAGTCGGAAAGACATCTGGCCGGCCACAGGCTTGAGATAACATTTCCTCGATCGATAAGACTGGGTATAAGTGAGACTGTAATTTATTCGGGCCGGCCGTTCGATTATTCCTACATGCTTCCTGCAGGCTTTTTCTATGCAAATCAGTACAACGAAAAGGGTGACGACAATATTCTCTGGGGCCTGGACTGGAAGATCCCGCTGGGAAAGGGAACTATCGTATACGGAGAATTACTGATCGACGATTTTCAGTATGAAGGACGAGGAGAAGCACCTGACAGACTTGGATTTTCGATGACAATAGAGAAGATGTTAGATACCGGCGACCGCGAGATCGAGTTCCTGGCAGGATATACATATATCGATATATTCACCTATGCCCACAAGGATTCTCTGGGGACAGCCTATGTGACCGGCAGAGGGGCCATTGACAATGACCCTCTACTCGGTTCGAGGCTGGGGCCCGATTCAGACAGATGGTCGTTCCAGGTGTCGATACCGGTCACCGCGAGGGTAATGGTCTCTCTGGGAGCCGATCTGACGAGGCGAGGAGAGGGGAACGATCTTAGAGAATGGGACAGAGAGGAGGATCCTGATCCGGATTTCCCAAGTGGGGAAGTAGTTACGGAGAAGATGTTTCATTTAGCTGGATATCTGGATCTTGGCCACGGATCCCGGATCGTAGCGGGTGGCGGACTTGTCAGGACGTCACCTGATCGGGTGGGAGGGGACGAGGGATTCGGATACCTGGGACTGGTCTTTGATTTCTGATGAGAGTTATCACAGGCATACTGTCAATAATGAGGCTCCATAATGTCGTGGCGGCTGTCTTTTGTGTCGCGACCGGATACTGGATCGTATCCTGGCCGGAGATTCCCCCGTTAGCTGTCCTGACTGCAGTGGCTCTGGCCACAGCGGCAGGGAATGTGATCAATGACTACAACGACATCGGTATCGATCGTATCAACAAACCGAAACGTGCGCTTCCGTCGGGCAGGCTGGCTTCCAGGACAGCACTGTCTCTCTACTTCGTCCTGCTTCTGCTTCTGATCAGTACATTCCCATTTCTTTCCGTCCAGATCTCGATCTGGATATTCGTGTGGATAATACTGTTGTTTCTCTATTCAAGATTTTTCAAGAGGATGTTCCTGGCCGGAAACCTGCTTGTGTCTGCCGTGACCGGGAGTGGATTCTTGCTGGGAGCGCTGGTCGCGGGTCGTATTGCCCAAGGCATGATCCCGGCAGCTTTCACCTTTTTGTTCGTGCTGGGACGGGAACTGGTAAAGGACTGTGAGGATCTGGAGGGAGACAAAAGATTCGGGGCCAGGACCATTCCTGTAGTCTGCGGGCAGGTTGTCGCGTTGAACTATGCTGCTGTTATCTTCGTCATCCTGGCGATCTTATTCCCGATTCCATGGGTAAAGGGGGTCTACTCGACCGCTTACATGTGGATCATGTCATTTTCTGTCTTGCCGATACTTATCTTTTCAATCATATTTGCGCTGCAGAAAAGAAAAAATGGCCTGGTCAGTAAATTGTTAAAGCTGGGGATGTTTTTCGGGATCTTCGCTTTTCTGGCCGGCTCGATTCAGCGATCTGGATAACAGGGGGCCGAATTGTCGAGTGATGTAATAATCGTAATTGTTCTTGCCATAATTCAGGGATTGA
This genomic interval carries:
- a CDS encoding tetratricopeptide repeat protein, which encodes MGLRWDKLLEFTKGEVKEESREIARLRKKYDSGEARVGDVLELAKYLQSRKESRKSSIILGELIRRKDIGMDVLLDVCELFERSGNYESAFEGYEKLRSLRCEEALPLYRMGRLLEKQGRLTEALKLHSEALDLEPENPECHYRLGVAFTKNRDYDKAELCYRKAINIDPTHSKSYTNLGYILDLNGKRSAALQQFRKAVQHNPRSAEAHFNLGALYGDEGDRNQAIKEFRIGIEIDPGCIEGHYNLGVALINEGKYDEALEEFSKILKLESDNVNALFYQGLIYYRKGLYSKALKKLHQAAHLNPGNSTILFYVGECFNKLEEPQKAQEYFKRVAEINPDDQRVYFSMGIAYEKQDDKRKAREWYRMGGGGIQGSIRGTNRITG
- a CDS encoding capsule assembly Wzi family protein — encoded protein: MRHSTFISLFLSFFLILVVLPVCPLHGSNESIEPSSWIYSAFRSFELAGLVELPPYMPWSRADAAFRLDRLLQNLDGREDILSPRQVFLLERLRGELQGTSSRPQEREDRPLYILREGGRFTAFDLAAGLFFKKKEGRDRGELDGLAEPSLLIDPGGGLTFYTSYRLRMEPEWGLNSAKNKPSAREKSFRGLTAEYERAYLSWSTARIRVVAGRDYIHWGNGREESLIMSSSAGSLDQVSFSLEMGRFRLSGIQVSLDSESERHLAGHRLEITFPRSIRLGISETVIYSGRPFDYSYMLPAGFFYANQYNEKGDDNILWGLDWKIPLGKGTIVYGELLIDDFQYEGRGEAPDRLGFSMTIEKMLDTGDREIEFLAGYTYIDIFTYAHKDSLGTAYVTGRGAIDNDPLLGSRLGPDSDRWSFQVSIPVTARVMVSLGADLTRRGEGNDLREWDREEDPDPDFPSGEVVTEKMFHLAGYLDLGHGSRIVAGGGLVRTSPDRVGGDEGFGYLGLVFDF
- a CDS encoding geranylgeranylglycerol-phosphate geranylgeranyltransferase — its product is MRVITGILSIMRLHNVVAAVFCVATGYWIVSWPEIPPLAVLTAVALATAAGNVINDYNDIGIDRINKPKRALPSGRLASRTALSLYFVLLLLLISTFPFLSVQISIWIFVWIILLFLYSRFFKRMFLAGNLLVSAVTGSGFLLGALVAGRIAQGMIPAAFTFLFVLGRELVKDCEDLEGDKRFGARTIPVVCGQVVALNYAAVIFVILAILFPIPWVKGVYSTAYMWIMSFSVLPILIFSIIFALQKRKNGLVSKLLKLGMFFGIFAFLAGSIQRSG